From the genome of Maribacter algicola, one region includes:
- a CDS encoding LysR substrate-binding domain-containing protein: MTITQLRYVLAVAEYQNFTLAAEKSFVTQPTLSMQVQKLEDELDVQIFDRGKKPITVTEVGQKIVAQAKNIVNEANRIKDIVDQEKGYIGGDYTLGIIPTIMPTLLPMFLKTFINKYPKVNLIIKEQNTENLIDNLQDGHLDAAIAATPLEVDTIIERPLYYEPFVGYVPKNHRLGTFSTLEVEDLDVSDILLLQDGHCFREGVLNLCKAPKKLGGDHFQLQSGSFETLINLSNEGLGMTLLPFLNTLELEADKKQNLKYFKEPSPAREVSLIYHKSELKIQITEALRDVISSVVRGAIAFQDVKIISPLTK; this comes from the coding sequence ATGACAATTACCCAATTAAGATACGTATTGGCAGTCGCCGAATATCAAAACTTCACCTTGGCTGCAGAGAAAAGCTTTGTGACCCAACCTACTTTAAGTATGCAGGTTCAAAAGCTTGAGGATGAATTGGATGTACAAATATTTGACCGTGGAAAAAAACCGATTACGGTCACCGAAGTAGGCCAAAAAATTGTAGCCCAAGCAAAGAATATCGTAAACGAAGCCAACAGGATAAAGGATATTGTAGATCAGGAAAAAGGCTATATTGGGGGTGATTACACTTTGGGAATCATTCCTACCATCATGCCCACCCTTTTACCCATGTTCCTAAAAACATTTATCAACAAATATCCCAAAGTAAATCTCATCATCAAGGAACAAAACACGGAAAACCTTATTGATAACCTACAGGACGGTCACTTGGATGCCGCCATTGCTGCCACACCCTTGGAGGTGGACACCATCATAGAAAGGCCTTTGTATTATGAGCCATTTGTTGGTTACGTTCCAAAAAACCATAGATTGGGTACTTTTTCCACACTTGAGGTAGAAGATCTTGACGTTTCGGATATCCTATTATTACAGGACGGGCATTGTTTTAGGGAAGGTGTTTTAAATCTTTGTAAGGCTCCAAAGAAACTAGGAGGCGACCACTTTCAATTGCAGAGTGGAAGTTTTGAGACCTTGATCAATCTTTCCAACGAAGGCCTTGGCATGACCCTTCTGCCCTTCCTAAATACATTGGAATTGGAAGCCGATAAAAAGCAAAATCTCAAATACTTCAAGGAGCCCTCGCCGGCCCGGGAAGTAAGTTTAATCTATCATAAAAGTGAACTCAAAATCCAGATTACGGAGGCATTGAGGGATGTTATTTCCTCAGTTGTAAGAGGTGCAATTGCCTTTCAGGACGTGAAAATCATTAGTCCCCTTACTAAGTAA
- a CDS encoding Dps family protein produces MKLNSIGLETDKSEEISKDLNLLLANFQRYYQNLRGIHWNIKGKRFFDLHLKFEELYTDANAKVDMLAERILTLGGVPMHTFEDYIDMASVPVGKNITKDDEAIRLIVNSLKELLTIERGILKVSGEADDEGTNSMMSDFITEQEKTVWMMKAWLAEDI; encoded by the coding sequence ATGAAATTAAATAGTATAGGCTTAGAAACCGACAAATCCGAAGAGATTAGTAAGGACTTAAATTTGCTTTTGGCCAATTTTCAAAGGTATTATCAAAACTTACGTGGAATACATTGGAATATTAAGGGTAAAAGATTCTTTGACTTGCACTTAAAGTTTGAAGAGTTATACACCGACGCAAACGCTAAAGTAGATATGCTGGCAGAGCGTATATTAACCTTGGGCGGTGTTCCTATGCATACTTTCGAGGACTACATTGATATGGCCTCGGTACCGGTAGGCAAGAATATTACCAAGGATGATGAAGCAATTCGGTTGATTGTCAATTCGTTAAAGGAATTGCTAACCATAGAAAGAGGTATTCTAAAAGTCTCGGGCGAGGCCGATGACGAAGGAACTAATTCCATGATGAGCGACTTCATTACGGAACAGGAAAAAACGGTTTGGATGATGAAGGCTTGGCTTGCAGAAGATATTTAA
- a CDS encoding iron chaperone: MHLPMPTMIKASDFEGYVAHFPMEIQEQLRVLQKLVKETAPKAVEGISYGMPAYKLNGKPLVYFAAQKKHFGFYATPSAHAAFETELAGYKKGKGSVQFPFDEKLPLGLIKKMVSYKVRELSN; this comes from the coding sequence ATGCACCTTCCTATGCCGACCATGATCAAGGCTTCCGATTTTGAGGGCTATGTTGCCCATTTCCCTATGGAAATACAGGAGCAATTGCGGGTACTGCAGAAACTGGTCAAAGAAACCGCTCCGAAGGCCGTGGAAGGAATAAGTTATGGAATGCCGGCGTACAAACTGAACGGGAAGCCTTTGGTATACTTCGCGGCCCAGAAGAAGCATTTTGGGTTTTATGCCACCCCTTCCGCACATGCGGCATTTGAGACGGAATTGGCAGGCTACAAGAAAGGGAAAGGTTCCGTTCAGTTTCCCTTTGACGAAAAACTTCCTTTGGGGCTCATAAAAAAAATGGTCAGTTATAAAGTTCGGGAACTTAGTAACTGA
- a CDS encoding DUF2141 domain-containing protein translates to MKNLGIILGLVLTSVLTGYAQEKKGVNVTVTIENVLSNEGQIIGSLHTADTFMKGAGIQNQSVDATTGEVTLTFSDVEPGTFALMLMHDANGNQRMDFEPTGMPKESYATTGEMTFGPPSFDGSKFEVADTDLEFRIRF, encoded by the coding sequence ATGAAAAATTTAGGAATTATTTTAGGATTGGTACTAACAAGTGTATTGACTGGGTATGCCCAAGAAAAAAAGGGCGTCAACGTAACCGTAACCATTGAGAACGTATTGTCCAACGAAGGTCAAATCATTGGCTCCCTGCATACTGCCGATACCTTTATGAAAGGAGCCGGCATCCAGAACCAAAGTGTGGATGCCACAACCGGGGAAGTGACCCTCACATTTTCAGATGTGGAACCGGGAACTTTTGCCTTAATGTTGATGCACGATGCCAACGGAAACCAACGAATGGATTTTGAACCTACCGGCATGCCCAAGGAAAGCTATGCCACCACGGGAGAAATGACCTTTGGCCCACCAAGTTTTGATGGTTCCAAATTTGAAGTAGCCGATACCGATTTGGAATTCAGGATACGGTTCTAA
- a CDS encoding TonB-dependent receptor — MRIFYQFIFICFTTATYAQTVVSGVVLDTRNHPIEGANVYLEGTYDGASTDAHGNFSFETTETGTQNLLVSMLSFEPFSQAGDVSYFKDLKITLYEALNELTGVTLTAGSFQAGDNSKVSVLKPLDIVTTAGAAGDFVAALQTLPGTSTVNEDGRLFVRGGAAGETQVFIDGLRVFQPFNATANNIPTRGRFSPFLFKGITFSTGGYSAEYGQALSSVLLLNTTDIPEQEKTDISLMSVGGGLGHTEIWGQESLSVNANYINLAPYQVLVPSNQDMRWNKPFESISGEAVFRSMGDKSMFKLYTGFNHSSLDIAQADINFEEFVPFSLQNNNLYLNASYKHFFDKEWTLGTGASISNDTNDVNVLNNDIDSREMALHLKVKMGKNFTNRLQLNFGTEYFVQDFDETFRSAGIDPFPYGFTDGLWAGFAETDVYFSNRFAMKLGGRMEHSMLLGQTTLSPRLSLAYKSGDKGQFSLAYGDFYQNPWAEYLKFDQNLESEKTSHYILNYQYLDNGKTFRAEGYYKNYDGLVKFDTDMPQFNSVFNNNGGGYAAGLDLFWRDNKSFDNLDYWVSYSFLDTERDYRNFRERATPNFAPKHSFSLVTKYWVEDWRSQVGFSYNFGSGRPYNDPNKTEFLSERTKSFNNLSINWAYLLSQQKILYFSISNVAGFNNVHGYQYADSPNDIGAFERRTIRPNADSFFFVGFFWTISQDNKSNQLNNL; from the coding sequence ATGAGAATTTTCTATCAGTTTATATTTATTTGTTTTACCACGGCCACCTATGCACAAACTGTTGTTTCTGGGGTGGTGCTGGATACTAGGAACCATCCTATAGAAGGGGCCAATGTCTATTTGGAAGGCACCTATGATGGTGCCTCTACGGATGCCCATGGAAATTTCAGCTTTGAGACCACGGAAACCGGTACTCAAAACTTGTTGGTTTCCATGCTTTCCTTTGAACCTTTTTCACAAGCAGGGGATGTTTCCTATTTTAAGGACCTTAAGATAACTTTATATGAGGCGTTAAACGAATTAACGGGCGTTACCTTGACCGCTGGAAGTTTTCAAGCAGGTGATAATTCAAAGGTGTCCGTTTTAAAACCACTGGATATCGTCACAACGGCCGGGGCGGCAGGCGATTTTGTGGCCGCATTACAGACCCTTCCAGGTACCAGTACGGTAAATGAGGATGGTAGGTTGTTCGTTAGGGGAGGGGCTGCCGGTGAGACCCAAGTATTTATTGACGGTCTACGGGTTTTTCAACCTTTCAATGCTACTGCGAACAACATTCCCACTCGGGGCAGATTCTCTCCTTTTTTGTTCAAGGGGATAACCTTTAGTACCGGAGGGTATTCCGCTGAATATGGCCAGGCCCTTTCGAGTGTCCTTTTGCTGAATACAACGGATATCCCAGAACAGGAAAAAACGGATATTTCCCTTATGTCCGTAGGTGGAGGATTAGGGCATACGGAAATATGGGGCCAAGAATCCCTAAGTGTGAATGCCAATTATATAAACTTGGCCCCCTATCAGGTGTTGGTTCCTTCCAATCAGGACATGCGGTGGAACAAACCTTTTGAATCCATTTCTGGGGAGGCGGTTTTTCGAAGCATGGGGGACAAAAGTATGTTCAAGCTCTATACAGGATTCAATCATTCCAGTTTGGACATCGCGCAGGCCGATATCAATTTTGAGGAATTTGTGCCCTTTAGTCTGCAAAACAACAACTTGTACCTGAACGCTTCTTACAAGCATTTTTTCGATAAGGAATGGACGCTTGGCACGGGCGCCAGTATCTCCAATGATACCAACGATGTCAATGTATTGAACAACGACATAGATTCCCGTGAGATGGCCCTTCACCTTAAGGTCAAAATGGGCAAGAATTTTACAAATAGACTGCAATTGAATTTTGGTACGGAATATTTTGTACAAGACTTTGATGAAACGTTCCGCAGTGCCGGAATAGATCCTTTCCCTTATGGTTTTACCGATGGATTATGGGCTGGTTTTGCAGAAACCGATGTTTATTTTAGCAATCGGTTTGCCATGAAACTCGGGGGACGAATGGAACATAGCATGCTTTTGGGGCAGACAACGCTATCACCCCGACTTTCATTGGCCTATAAAAGTGGGGATAAGGGACAGTTTTCCTTGGCTTATGGGGATTTCTATCAAAACCCTTGGGCGGAATACTTGAAATTTGACCAAAACCTGGAATCGGAAAAAACGTCGCACTACATTTTAAACTATCAATATTTGGATAACGGGAAAACCTTTAGGGCAGAGGGGTATTATAAGAATTATGACGGATTGGTGAAGTTCGATACGGATATGCCCCAATTCAATTCCGTCTTCAACAACAATGGCGGTGGCTATGCAGCGGGACTGGACCTTTTCTGGCGGGACAATAAAAGTTTTGACAATCTCGATTATTGGGTGTCATATTCCTTTTTGGACACGGAACGGGATTATCGAAATTTTAGGGAAAGGGCCACACCAAACTTTGCGCCAAAGCACAGCTTTTCCCTGGTCACCAAATATTGGGTCGAAGATTGGCGTTCCCAAGTGGGTTTTTCCTATAATTTTGGTTCTGGAAGGCCCTATAACGATCCCAATAAGACCGAATTTTTAAGTGAAAGGACAAAATCCTTCAATAACTTGAGCATCAATTGGGCCTACCTACTGTCCCAACAAAAAATCCTGTATTTTTCAATCAGCAATGTGGCAGGATTCAATAATGTCCACGGATATCAATATGCGGATTCGCCCAATGATATTGGTGCTTTTGAAAGACGTACCATACGGCCCAATGCCGATAGCTTCTTTTTTGTAGGCTTCTTTTGGACCATCAGCCAGGATAACAAAAGCAACCAGTTGAACAATCTTTAA
- a CDS encoding DoxX family membrane protein has protein sequence MEYYFKIIIRPFEVSGHLPNLILLVPRILTGYSLSFIYAPNKFGTPWTPDSMDLSWFEVSKEFVNHIAYQGYPFDVMPNLFAWSIGFMEAVGGLLLILGLNTRVTSFFVFLTMAMGIFVRKWDGSWDILPVFIFFCVSFFYMGFGAGKFSLDYYIAKRYVN, from the coding sequence ATGGAGTATTATTTCAAGATAATTATAAGACCTTTTGAGGTTAGTGGTCATTTACCCAACCTAATACTATTGGTGCCTAGGATTTTAACAGGCTATTCTCTGTCATTCATATACGCACCAAACAAATTTGGCACCCCTTGGACACCAGATAGCATGGATTTATCTTGGTTTGAAGTATCTAAGGAATTTGTTAACCACATAGCATATCAGGGCTATCCCTTCGACGTTATGCCTAACCTTTTTGCTTGGTCAATTGGATTTATGGAAGCAGTGGGTGGCTTATTGCTCATTCTGGGGCTAAATACCCGCGTTACGTCGTTTTTTGTGTTCCTAACTATGGCTATGGGTATATTTGTCCGCAAATGGGACGGCTCTTGGGATATTTTGCCCGTTTTTATCTTCTTTTGTGTGAGTTTTTTCTACATGGGCTTCGGGGCGGGTAAATTCAGCTTGGATTATTATATAGCAAAACGTTATGTCAATTAA
- a CDS encoding NAD(P)-dependent alcohol dehydrogenase: MTAIKAYAAASKEADLKPLNIERRSTRSDDVKIDILYCGVCHSDLHQVRNDWKNSIYPVVPGHEIIGKVLEVGSNVSDFKEGDLVGVGCLVDSCKTCGACKDDLEQFCENGATFTYNGEDKHLGGHTFGGYSESIVVDKDFVLRIPENLDAKAAAPLLCAGITTYSPLAHWGVKEGDKVGVIGLGGLGHMGIKFAHAMGAHTVMITTSPDKSSDAKKLGADEVLISKNEDDMKKHAGSFDFLLNTIPVGHDMNPYANLLKRDATMVIVGAVEPLDPLHGGSLIMGRKRIAGSLIGGIKETQEMLDFCGEHDVVCDIEMINIQDINEAYDRLQKSDVKYRFVIDMKSLKES; encoded by the coding sequence ATGACAGCTATAAAAGCCTATGCCGCTGCCTCCAAGGAAGCGGATCTTAAACCTTTGAATATTGAGAGAAGGAGTACAAGATCAGACGATGTTAAAATTGACATTCTATACTGTGGGGTGTGTCATAGTGATTTACATCAGGTACGGAATGATTGGAAAAATTCCATATATCCGGTCGTGCCCGGTCATGAAATCATTGGTAAGGTGTTGGAAGTAGGCAGCAATGTATCGGATTTTAAAGAAGGTGATTTGGTTGGCGTAGGCTGTTTGGTTGATTCATGTAAGACCTGTGGTGCTTGCAAAGACGATTTGGAACAATTTTGCGAAAATGGGGCCACCTTTACCTACAACGGCGAGGACAAACATTTGGGCGGGCATACCTTTGGTGGCTATTCCGAAAGCATTGTGGTCGATAAGGATTTTGTCTTGCGGATTCCTGAAAATTTGGATGCCAAAGCAGCCGCTCCTTTGCTCTGTGCAGGTATTACCACGTATTCGCCATTGGCGCATTGGGGCGTAAAAGAGGGTGACAAGGTTGGCGTAATCGGTTTAGGAGGTTTGGGACATATGGGAATTAAGTTTGCCCATGCCATGGGAGCCCATACGGTCATGATTACAACCTCTCCGGATAAAAGCAGCGATGCCAAAAAATTAGGAGCCGATGAAGTCCTTATTTCCAAAAACGAGGACGACATGAAAAAACATGCCGGAAGTTTTGATTTTCTATTGAATACCATTCCTGTAGGACACGATATGAATCCGTATGCCAATCTTTTAAAAAGGGATGCCACGATGGTCATTGTTGGTGCAGTGGAGCCTCTGGACCCCTTGCATGGTGGAAGTTTAATAATGGGTAGAAAGCGTATTGCCGGATCTTTGATCGGGGGTATTAAGGAAACCCAAGAGATGCTCGACTTTTGTGGGGAGCATGATGTAGTGTGCGATATTGAAATGATCAACATCCAAGATATAAATGAGGCCTATGACCGTCTTCAAAAATCGGATGTGAAATATCGATTCGTTATCGATATGAAATCGCTTAAGGAAAGTTGA